A single genomic interval of Eleutherodactylus coqui strain aEleCoq1 chromosome 3, aEleCoq1.hap1, whole genome shotgun sequence harbors:
- the DARS2 gene encoding aspartate--tRNA ligase, mitochondrial isoform X2, with protein MNAVPLESVLLVKGTVIPRPSGQENSKMATGAVEVQAKDVQILNTCRKLPFEIKDSVKKSESLRMQYRYLDIRSAQLQYNLRLRSRMVMKMREYLCNQHGFVDVETPTLFKRTPGGAKEFLVPTQEPGKFYSLPQSPQQFKQLLMVGGLDRYFQVARCYRDEGSRPDRQPEFTQIDIEMSFVDQLGIQRLVEGLLRYSWPEEKGALPDSFPIMTYAEAMSSYGVDKPDTRFQMKITDVTAEMRVLSIGYVQEALSKSHGCVKAIRVPEGAKYLKGKALDSTLQTIRDQYKQDIMAVTVRSDGSWKSSLGRNLSEELQKVLAGVTRAKAEDLLLLAAGPLDTACNALGKLRLDLASQLEECGVPLRDPSAFHFLWVVDFPLFLPKEETPGQLESAHHPFTAPHPEDMALLYTEPAKVRSQHYDLVLNGNEVGGGSIRIHSSELQRWVLQDLLKEDVNLLSHLLEALESGAPPHGGIALGLDRLIAVIVGAQSIRDVIAFPKSFRGYDLMSNAPDYVSTEDLQSYHIQVTPKE; from the exons ATGAATGCGGTCCCATTAGAGTCTGTGCTGTTGGTGAAGGGGACGGTCATACCACGGCCGTCTGGTCAGGAGAATTCG AAAATGGCCACAGGAGCCGTCGAAGTTCAAGCAAAAGACGTCCAGATCCTCAACACCTGCAGAAAGTTGCCATTTGAGATTAAAGACTCTGTGaag AAATCAGAGTCGTTAAGAATGCAGTATCGTTACCTGGACATCCGCAGTGCCCAGCTCCAGTACAACCTCCGGCTGAGGTCCAGAATGGTGATGAAGATGAGGGAGTATCTGTGTAATCAGCATG GGTTTGTGGATGTGGAGACCCCCACACTATTCAAGAGAACACCAGGG GGTGCAAAGGAATTTTTGGTGCCTACACAGGAACCTGGCAAGTTTTACTCGTTACCCCAGAGCCCACAGCAATTCAAGCAGCTTCTTATGGTCGGTGGCTTGGACAG ATACTTCCAGGTAGCACGTTGCTATCGAGATGAAGGGTCAAGACCAGACCGACAACCGGAATTCACACAG ATTGATATTGAAATGTCCTTTGTGGACCAGCTGGGCATCCAGAGGCTGGTGGAGGGCCTATTGCGGTACTCTTGGCCTGAAGAGAAAGGCGCTTTACCCGATTCCTTCCCGATCATGACCTACGCTGAGGCCATGAGCAGCTATGGCGTTGACAAGCCTGACACCCGCTTCCAGATGAAG ATCACCGATGTGACGGCGGAGATGAGGGTCTTGTCTATAGGATATGTACAAGAAGCTCTTAGTAAATCCCATGGATGTGTGAAAGCCATAAGAGTCCCGGAGGGAGCG AAATATCTAAAGGGAAAAGCACTGGATTCAACATTGCAGACGATCAGAGACCAATACAAGCAG GATATTATGGCGGTTACAGTTAGATCAGATGGATCGTGGAAATCTTCTCTTGGGAGGAATCTCAGTGAAGAACTGCAGAAGGTTCTTGCCGGAGTTACCAGAGCGAAGGCTGAAGATCTCCTCCTGCTGGCGGCAGGACCACTTGACACCGCT TGCAATGCTTTAGGCAAGCTACGCCTTGATCTCGCCTCTCAGTTAGAAGAATGTGGTGTACCACTCCGTGACCCCAGTGCCTTCCACTTCTTGTGGGTCGTTGACTTTCCACTCTTTCTTCCTAAAGAAGAGACTCCGGGGCAGCTGGAATCTGCTCACCATCCATTCACCGCTCCCCACCCAGAGGACATGGCGCTCCTGTACACAGAGCCAGCTAAG GTTCGCAGCCAGCACTATGACCTGGTCTTAAATGGAAACGAAGTTGGAGGCGGCTCAATTCGTATTCACAGCTCAGAACTTCAACGCTGGGTTCTTCAAGACCTTCTAAAG gaagatgTAAATCTCCTATCACACCTTCTAGAGGCCCTggagtctggagcgccccctcaTGGTGGGATTGCTTTAG GATTGGATCGCCTCATTGCGGTTATTGTCGGAGCGCAGAGCATACGTGACGTTATTGCTTTCCCCAAGTCGTTCCGGGGTTACGACCTTATGAGTAATGCCCCGGACTATGTATCGACGGAGGACTTGCAGTCATATCACATACAGGTCACACCCAAGGAGTGA
- the DARS2 gene encoding aspartate--tRNA ligase, mitochondrial isoform X1, translated as MMAFRAGVKLLVGCGLLKRRPGIRTLCVTHRQNSASIVTSHETAGTVALNSFAFRSHTCGELRTDHVGQEVTLCGWLQYQRHDIFLVLRDFHGLIQVVLPSGEDASRLKERMNAVPLESVLLVKGTVIPRPSGQENSKMATGAVEVQAKDVQILNTCRKLPFEIKDSVKKSESLRMQYRYLDIRSAQLQYNLRLRSRMVMKMREYLCNQHGFVDVETPTLFKRTPGGAKEFLVPTQEPGKFYSLPQSPQQFKQLLMVGGLDRYFQVARCYRDEGSRPDRQPEFTQIDIEMSFVDQLGIQRLVEGLLRYSWPEEKGALPDSFPIMTYAEAMSSYGVDKPDTRFQMKITDVTAEMRVLSIGYVQEALSKSHGCVKAIRVPEGAKYLKGKALDSTLQTIRDQYKQDIMAVTVRSDGSWKSSLGRNLSEELQKVLAGVTRAKAEDLLLLAAGPLDTACNALGKLRLDLASQLEECGVPLRDPSAFHFLWVVDFPLFLPKEETPGQLESAHHPFTAPHPEDMALLYTEPAKVRSQHYDLVLNGNEVGGGSIRIHSSELQRWVLQDLLKEDVNLLSHLLEALESGAPPHGGIALGLDRLIAVIVGAQSIRDVIAFPKSFRGYDLMSNAPDYVSTEDLQSYHIQVTPKE; from the exons ATGATGGCGTTTCGTGCTGGAGTGAAGCTGCTCGTTGGCTGCGGCCTCCTAAAGAGACGACCGGGGATCCGGACATTGTGTGTAACGCATCGGCAAAACTCTGCGAGTATCGTGACAAGTCACGAGACCGCCGGGACTGTAG CCTTGAACAGCTTCGCCTTTCGCTCGCACACGTGCGGGGAGCTGCGGACGGATCACGTGGGGCAGGAGGTGACGCTGTGTGGATGGCTGCAGTACCAGAG ACATGATATCTTCCTCGTACTCCGAGATTTTCATGGGCTGATCCAGGTGGTCCTTCCTTCAGGTGAG GATGCTTCTAGGCTAAAGGAAAGGATGAATGCGGTCCCATTAGAGTCTGTGCTGTTGGTGAAGGGGACGGTCATACCACGGCCGTCTGGTCAGGAGAATTCG AAAATGGCCACAGGAGCCGTCGAAGTTCAAGCAAAAGACGTCCAGATCCTCAACACCTGCAGAAAGTTGCCATTTGAGATTAAAGACTCTGTGaag AAATCAGAGTCGTTAAGAATGCAGTATCGTTACCTGGACATCCGCAGTGCCCAGCTCCAGTACAACCTCCGGCTGAGGTCCAGAATGGTGATGAAGATGAGGGAGTATCTGTGTAATCAGCATG GGTTTGTGGATGTGGAGACCCCCACACTATTCAAGAGAACACCAGGG GGTGCAAAGGAATTTTTGGTGCCTACACAGGAACCTGGCAAGTTTTACTCGTTACCCCAGAGCCCACAGCAATTCAAGCAGCTTCTTATGGTCGGTGGCTTGGACAG ATACTTCCAGGTAGCACGTTGCTATCGAGATGAAGGGTCAAGACCAGACCGACAACCGGAATTCACACAG ATTGATATTGAAATGTCCTTTGTGGACCAGCTGGGCATCCAGAGGCTGGTGGAGGGCCTATTGCGGTACTCTTGGCCTGAAGAGAAAGGCGCTTTACCCGATTCCTTCCCGATCATGACCTACGCTGAGGCCATGAGCAGCTATGGCGTTGACAAGCCTGACACCCGCTTCCAGATGAAG ATCACCGATGTGACGGCGGAGATGAGGGTCTTGTCTATAGGATATGTACAAGAAGCTCTTAGTAAATCCCATGGATGTGTGAAAGCCATAAGAGTCCCGGAGGGAGCG AAATATCTAAAGGGAAAAGCACTGGATTCAACATTGCAGACGATCAGAGACCAATACAAGCAG GATATTATGGCGGTTACAGTTAGATCAGATGGATCGTGGAAATCTTCTCTTGGGAGGAATCTCAGTGAAGAACTGCAGAAGGTTCTTGCCGGAGTTACCAGAGCGAAGGCTGAAGATCTCCTCCTGCTGGCGGCAGGACCACTTGACACCGCT TGCAATGCTTTAGGCAAGCTACGCCTTGATCTCGCCTCTCAGTTAGAAGAATGTGGTGTACCACTCCGTGACCCCAGTGCCTTCCACTTCTTGTGGGTCGTTGACTTTCCACTCTTTCTTCCTAAAGAAGAGACTCCGGGGCAGCTGGAATCTGCTCACCATCCATTCACCGCTCCCCACCCAGAGGACATGGCGCTCCTGTACACAGAGCCAGCTAAG GTTCGCAGCCAGCACTATGACCTGGTCTTAAATGGAAACGAAGTTGGAGGCGGCTCAATTCGTATTCACAGCTCAGAACTTCAACGCTGGGTTCTTCAAGACCTTCTAAAG gaagatgTAAATCTCCTATCACACCTTCTAGAGGCCCTggagtctggagcgccccctcaTGGTGGGATTGCTTTAG GATTGGATCGCCTCATTGCGGTTATTGTCGGAGCGCAGAGCATACGTGACGTTATTGCTTTCCCCAAGTCGTTCCGGGGTTACGACCTTATGAGTAATGCCCCGGACTATGTATCGACGGAGGACTTGCAGTCATATCACATACAGGTCACACCCAAGGAGTGA
- the RABGAP1L gene encoding rab GTPase-activating protein 1-like isoform X4, which yields MTDVTEQRENRRLQETSMRLEQENDDLAHELVTSKIALRNDLDQAEDKAEVLNKELLLTKQRLIEAEEEKRKQEEETAQLKEVFRKQLEKAEQEIKKTTAIIAEYKQICSQLSTRLEKQQTASREELEIVKAKVMSCSHCSEIFSKEGSAQGSSGDKTGDREDDEKDSLMKHLREMELELAQTKLQLVEAKCKIQELEHQRGALLNEIQAAKNSWFSKTLNSIKTATGTQPTAQSPQGAQASSPVLQAPKEST from the exons ATGACGGATGTGACCGAACAG AGAGAAAACCGGAGGCTCCAAGAAACCAGCATGAGACTGGAACAGGAAAATGACGACTTGGCGCATGAACTCGTCACCAGTAAGATCGCTCTGCGCAATGATTTGGACCAG GCTGAAGACAAGGCAGAGGTGTTGAACAAAGAACTTCTGCTCACTAAACAGAGGCTGATTGAAGCGGAGGAGGAAAAGCGCAAACAGGAGGAAGAAACGGCGCAG CTAAAAGAGGTTTTTCGAAAGCAATTAGAAAAGGCAGAGCAAGAAATTAAAAAGACAACGGCGATCATAGCGGAATACAAACAG ATATGTTCTCAGTTGAGTACACGGCTGGAAAAACAGCAGACCGCAAGTCGGGAGGAGCTGGAGATTGTAAAG GCCAAGGTGATGTCCTGCAGCCACTGCAGCGAGATCTTCAGTAAGGAAGGATCAGCACAAGGCTCCTCCGGAGACAAGACTGGCGACAGGGAAGATGACGAGAAGGACTCTCTGATGAAGCACCTGCGAGAGATGGAGCTGGAGCTGGCACAGACCAAACTGCAGCTTGTGGAGGCCAAGTGTAAAATACAG GAGCTGGAGCACCAGCGAGGAGCGCTGCTCAATGAAATCCAAGCTGCCAAAAACTCCTGGTTTAGCAAAACCCTGAACTCTATTAAAACTGCCACAGGGACCCAGCCCACCGCACAGTCCCCCCAAGGAGCGCAGGCCTCCAGCCCCGTACTACAGGCACCCAAGGAGAGCACATAA